One region of Eleutherodactylus coqui strain aEleCoq1 chromosome 5, aEleCoq1.hap1, whole genome shotgun sequence genomic DNA includes:
- the LOC136629015 gene encoding oocyte zinc finger protein XlCOF22-like isoform X2 encodes MEKDRNKMAESVLNFTLEILFQLTGEDYTVMKKTSRDGCWAPVCDGWGRPLNPILEPPPHPLIHEDINVQKILELTNKMIELLTGEVPIRCQDVAVYFSMEEWEYLERHKDLYKDPMMETRQPLPSPVPSSKRRTPERCPRPLLPQDHQLLYLDEDLTDINITEINVRGDQLCKEEISTDNHADDGNGSSERCLISADCKVEDCDMPQDTYEEPAIFPDIPQDAYEEPAIFPDIPLVLLSKDLSSNSLIQGPSFDSSQTDKQKKSHRREEHQKAHTGEKAYSCSECGKCFTGKSNLVKHQRTHTGEKPYSCPECGKCFTVKSNLAKHRITHTGQKPYSCSECGKCFLNKSDLANHRRIHTGEKPFSCSECGKCFTQKPHLIVHQRRHTGKEPFSCSECGERFSVKSHLVVHHRFHTGERPFSCSECGKSFTVKSHLVIHQRSHTGEKPFSCSECGKRFIVRSDLARHQRIHTGQKPFLCSECGKCFTLKSTLVTHQRIHTGERPFSCSECGKRFIKKSDLANHRKSHTGEKPFSCSECGKCFTQKAYFVRHQRIHTEEKPFSCLECGKCFTQKAYFVRHQRIHTEENPFLCTLSV; translated from the exons atggagaaggacagaaacaagatggcggaaAGTGTATTAAATTTCActttagagatactcttccagcttactggagag GATTACACAGtaatgaagaagacctctagagATGGCTgttgggcccctgtgtgtgatggatggggaagaccgcTGAACCCAATCCTGGAGCCCCCACcgcaccccctgatacatgaggacatcaatgtacagaagattctagaactcaccaacaagatgattgagctgctgactggagag gttcctataaggtgtcaggatgtcgctgtctatttctccatggaggagtgggagtatttagaaagacacaaggatctgtacaaggaccccatgatggagacccgccagccgctcccatcaccag ttccatccagtaagagaagaaccccagagagatgtccccgtcctcttcttccacaggaccatcag cttttgtatctggatgaagatctgaccgataTTAATATTACAGAGataaatgtgaggggcgatcagctgTGTAAAGAGGAGATTTCTACAGATAACCATGCAG atgatggTAATGGGAGCTCAGAGAGATGCCTGATTTCTGCAGATTGTAAAGTGGAAGATTGTGATATgccacaagatacatatgaagaacctgccattttCCCAGATATCCCACAAGAtgcatatgaagaacctgccattttCCCAGATATCCCCTTAGTCCTTCTCAGCAAAGATCTGTCATCTAATTCTCTTATACAGGGCCCATCTtttgattcatcacagactgataagcagaagaaaagtcacagaaggGAAGAACACCAAAaagctcacacaggggagaaagcatattcatgttcagaatgtgggaaatgtttcactgGGAAgtcaaatcttgttaaacatcagagaactcacacaggagagaagccgtattcatgtccagaatgtggcaaatgttttactgTGAAATCAAATCTTGCTAAACATCGGATAACTCACACAGgacagaagccatattcatgttcagaatgtgggaaatgctttctAAATAAATCTGATCTAGCTAACCATCGGAGAATTCACACGGGGGAAAAACCATTTtcctgctcagaatgtgggaaatgttttactcagaaaccACATCTTATTGTACATCAACGTCGTCACACAGGGAaggagccattttcatgttcagaatgtggggaaCGGTTTAGtgtgaaatcacatcttgttgtaCATCACAGatttcacacaggggagaggccattttcatgttcagaatgtgggaaaagctttactgtgaaatcacatcttgttatacatcagagaagtcacacaggagaaaagccattttcatgttctgaatgtgggaaacgttttattgTGAGATCAGATCTtgctagacatcagagaattcacacagggcagaagccatttttatgttcagaatgtgggaaatgttttactctaaAATCAACTCTTgtaacacatcagagaattcacacaggggagaggccgttttcatgttcagaatgtggaaaacgcTTTATAAAGAAGTCGGATCTAGCTAACCATCGAAAAAGTCACACTGGGGAGAAGCcattctcatgttcagaatgtgggaaatgttttactcagaaagcatattttgttagacatcagagaattcacacagaggagaagccattttcatgtttagaatgtgggaaatgttttactcaaaaAGCATATTTTGTtagacatcaaagaattcacacagaagagaaTCCATTTTTATGTACTCTAAGTGTGTAA